One Ficedula albicollis isolate OC2 chromosome Z, FicAlb1.5, whole genome shotgun sequence DNA window includes the following coding sequences:
- the LOC101817050 gene encoding coiled-coil domain-containing protein 171-like gives MLRKLRDMEGELHGCSEILRLQADHLDLKDRQKERLVRELEAAKVKIKKLEENAEAARLAHMEYKYIIEIMQLRIQELEGALNEEQGSRREAVSVVAKKGFEETENAHERGKEV, from the exons ATGCTCAGGAAGTTGAGGGATATGGAGGGAGAGCTCCATGGCTGCAGCGAGATCCTGAGGCTCCAGGCTGATCATCTGGATCTCAAGGACAGACAGAAGGAGAGACTTGTCAGGGAGCTGGAG GCAGctaaagtgaaaataaagaaactggAGGAAAATGCTGAAGCAGCAAGATTAGCACATATGGAATATAAATACATTATAGAAATCATGCAG TTAAGAATTCAAGAACTTGAAGGTGCTTTGAATGAAGagcaaggcagcaggagagaagcTGTTTCAGTGGTAGCAAAGAAAGGTTTcgaagagacagaaaatgcacatgagagaggaaaagaagtgtAA